The Daucus carota subsp. sativus chromosome 9, DH1 v3.0, whole genome shotgun sequence genome window below encodes:
- the LOC108200726 gene encoding uncharacterized protein LOC108200726: MTQKSSLFKGKKTKKIVPPSRHGKAPAIRKGKRAIKPSKVTKEMDASRELSKFINHCNEVKAATSATKEGGQLSIVKTLTEAASSAKKQS, encoded by the exons ATGACGCAGAAATCGAGTTTGTTCAAGGGCAAGAAGACGAAGAAAATAGTTCCTCCTAGTCGTCATGGCAAAGCCCCTGCTATTCGTAAag GTAAAAGGGCTATTAAACCTTCCAAAGTAACCAAAGAGATGGACGCTAGTCGT GAACTGAGCAAGTTCATAAACCACTGCAATGAGGTAAAAGCAGCGACATCTGCTACCAAGGAAGGCGGACAATTGAGTATTGTCAAAACTCTCACCGAGGCTGCTAGTAGCGCAAAAAAACAGTCATAG